In Ilumatobacter fluminis, the following proteins share a genomic window:
- the dpdD gene encoding protein DpdD: MTSLEPNVAEFYTAPNEIDIENLGSDSRSLLDALTTRLARGERTLLPASFNSQTRWYGFAASDRDLRRLLEELSGWLGPPLCDRPIVLHNPEDEIDSRALRLLANRAAVRVDINSQWRREARKNVRSLVDIWSLTPTRPTGSLRHVGRVLREFYESLAVGDRVTAASLLDEIRSGGLLSPTNVRFLRVELLGRLGSPEELRDDPLLAEVALLRRPPAVTDHLARAADRLFIPEGAEALGVDDWADLATLIESTWPGLIQHPSQVRSVAGARCLALAEHAADAPRQSTIDALRSDWSEDPLVRSVVEAFDQTLGSDGTEDSRSQGPEAVLDHFRCGDFERVLDAAAAEEEVNNGVAVAAMHAALNLGDARSAATALEIVDRLCADDKRALLAQTVEGTFYTQLLERNQGERIPDGWMEWLVDEWPDRPDLLAEWCSAWDSGQISDWRLADELAVELLGALNDDRRGRVRNGLPTFVEWMVGDEGLSPSGVALAVLTVEVLLGSDPGRAERRIALDLVGEILATGCSADQYRELMASLRAQYQVLGPREVGWLVSMLDLIFVSSAPDESVRLQLASEALGLGKAWMGRVDLTELRLLARILEDAGLVLEVGDVRSDASEPAPRRPLHCIGIYSLSETAARNATRWIQEEWPDATIEFSSAHQNNQELQGLAGRSDVVLMQTSHAKHAATQALERAVDETRLVRVNGRGATSIYRCLLDWAGQQ; this comes from the coding sequence ATGACGAGCCTCGAACCCAATGTCGCAGAGTTCTACACGGCGCCCAATGAGATCGACATCGAGAACCTCGGTAGCGATTCGAGGTCGCTTCTCGATGCGCTCACCACACGTTTGGCTCGCGGTGAGAGAACACTCTTGCCAGCCTCGTTCAACAGCCAGACGCGGTGGTATGGCTTCGCAGCGAGTGATCGTGACCTCCGTAGGCTCCTCGAAGAACTGTCGGGGTGGCTGGGGCCGCCTCTGTGCGATCGGCCGATAGTCCTGCACAACCCAGAGGACGAGATCGACAGCCGCGCGTTGCGACTCCTGGCGAATCGGGCCGCAGTTCGAGTCGACATCAACTCGCAATGGCGACGAGAGGCACGGAAGAACGTGCGGTCGCTCGTCGATATCTGGAGCCTTACGCCGACTCGCCCGACGGGATCTCTGCGGCACGTCGGGCGAGTTCTGCGCGAGTTCTACGAGTCCCTTGCGGTCGGTGACCGGGTGACCGCTGCAAGCCTGCTGGACGAGATCCGTTCCGGAGGCCTGCTATCGCCCACCAACGTCAGGTTCCTTCGGGTGGAACTCCTCGGGCGCCTCGGTAGTCCCGAGGAACTTCGGGATGACCCGCTTCTGGCTGAGGTCGCGCTGTTGCGCCGGCCACCTGCGGTTACCGACCACCTCGCCCGTGCCGCCGATCGACTGTTCATCCCTGAAGGCGCGGAGGCGTTGGGTGTTGACGACTGGGCCGATCTCGCAACACTTATTGAATCCACGTGGCCGGGGCTGATCCAGCATCCCAGCCAGGTGCGTTCAGTGGCGGGCGCGAGGTGTCTCGCATTGGCGGAGCATGCTGCCGATGCCCCCCGCCAGAGCACAATCGATGCGCTGCGGTCCGACTGGTCGGAGGATCCTCTCGTTCGCAGCGTGGTCGAGGCTTTCGATCAGACCTTGGGCTCGGACGGAACGGAAGACTCGAGATCACAAGGTCCTGAAGCGGTTCTTGATCACTTTCGGTGTGGCGACTTCGAGCGGGTGCTCGATGCAGCCGCTGCCGAGGAAGAAGTGAACAACGGTGTCGCCGTTGCTGCAATGCACGCAGCCCTCAATCTGGGCGATGCTCGATCTGCGGCTACGGCATTGGAGATCGTCGACCGACTCTGCGCAGACGACAAGCGAGCCCTTCTCGCCCAAACGGTGGAAGGCACGTTCTACACCCAGTTGCTTGAGCGGAACCAGGGCGAGCGAATCCCTGATGGGTGGATGGAGTGGCTCGTCGATGAGTGGCCGGACCGCCCCGATCTGCTCGCTGAGTGGTGTTCCGCCTGGGATTCCGGACAGATCAGTGATTGGCGGCTAGCCGACGAGTTGGCAGTGGAGTTGCTCGGTGCGCTCAACGACGATCGCCGGGGCCGAGTTAGGAACGGACTGCCGACGTTTGTGGAATGGATGGTGGGCGATGAGGGCCTCAGTCCGTCGGGTGTCGCTCTCGCCGTTCTCACGGTGGAGGTGTTGCTCGGAAGTGATCCCGGGCGGGCGGAACGACGTATTGCGCTCGATCTGGTCGGTGAGATCCTTGCAACGGGTTGCTCGGCCGACCAGTACCGAGAACTGATGGCGAGCCTCCGAGCGCAGTATCAAGTGCTCGGTCCGCGCGAAGTCGGCTGGCTCGTCAGCATGCTTGACCTCATCTTCGTGAGTTCGGCTCCGGACGAATCAGTTCGACTGCAACTGGCGAGCGAGGCACTCGGCCTGGGTAAGGCGTGGATGGGGCGAGTCGACCTCACCGAGTTGCGGTTGCTGGCGAGGATCCTTGAGGACGCTGGCCTTGTGCTTGAGGTAGGCGACGTACGCTCCGATGCGTCTGAGCCCGCTCCGCGAAGACCGTTGCACTGCATCGGTATCTACTCCCTCTCGGAAACGGCGGCCCGCAACGCCACCCGTTGGATTCAAGAGGAGTGGCCAGACGCCACAATCGAGTTTTCGAGCGCACATCAGAACAACCAGGAGTTGCAGGGGTTGGCGGGCAGATCCGACGTCGTGCTGATGCAAACCAGTCATGCGAAGCATGCCGCGACGCAGGCGCTTGAGCGTGCTGTAGACGAGACCCGATTGGTTCGAGTCAATGGACGCGGCGCCACAAGCATTTATAGGTGCCTGCTCGACTGGGCTGGCCAACAGTAG
- a CDS encoding HNH endonuclease, producing MQEMVSLQLARRLISAGTVLLGRHGPVAAEAEIKQAIIDTMLIHWDSAGDVFERLMPAVRSATEPLRDSVRRTVEAYSRREAPNCYLCGVEVDFGGADHLQFTIDHVWPRAYGGNSDFENLLAACKGCNEAKGSAASWAMYPVQALVVGHDLDDLSALPKVMRFAVQARAAKQVARSRDLSLRDAYLAIGRPGQPLVLSASTAVDVFNLEFTAAKE from the coding sequence ATGCAGGAGATGGTCAGCCTACAACTAGCGAGACGACTGATTTCAGCGGGGACGGTGTTGTTGGGGCGCCATGGGCCGGTCGCTGCCGAGGCGGAGATCAAGCAGGCGATCATCGACACGATGCTGATCCACTGGGATAGCGCCGGAGACGTCTTCGAGCGTCTTATGCCTGCCGTGCGCTCAGCCACTGAACCGCTTCGCGACTCGGTGCGAAGGACGGTAGAGGCCTACTCGCGACGTGAGGCGCCGAACTGCTATCTCTGTGGCGTTGAGGTCGACTTTGGTGGCGCTGACCACCTGCAGTTCACTATCGACCACGTGTGGCCCCGAGCATATGGTGGCAACTCAGACTTTGAGAACCTCCTTGCAGCGTGCAAAGGCTGCAACGAGGCGAAGGGGAGCGCCGCGTCATGGGCTATGTACCCCGTCCAAGCGTTAGTCGTCGGGCACGACCTGGACGACTTGTCAGCTCTACCAAAGGTGATGCGCTTTGCGGTCCAGGCACGTGCGGCCAAGCAAGTCGCCAGGAGCCGTGATCTGAGTCTTCGCGATGCCTACCTCGCTATCGGGCGACCGGGACAACCGCTCGTATTGAGCGCATCGACTGCAGTCGATGTCTTCAATCTAGAGTTCACCGCAGCAAAGGAATAG
- the dpdJ gene encoding protein DpdJ, giving the protein MRDDDLFSLLGQLEARELPLLSWGVTNGSFGEDEIIEVLESLQPGDDPEMLLDELVAAGLVHERGLRGSEFRTRMAETVRLARHLRQWFHGPRSDWRTAKTLVSDMRFLARHRSVPERNVTSGDLSERLGALLGDDWTSAHQSSIEAVLRGRSVSQFQARASEQLLGSVGAGGGTCVTAGTGAGKTLAFYLPALVHTLSVPGSPGVPRIVAIYPRVELLRDQLASLLTTLQDLASRGVASPSVGVLYGASPRDREDAERNRRRGWRRSPNGLVSPIVSCLNEDCGGSLVWPDGEPAGRLLRCESCGSDVTSLVFDRKSLLSAPPEIVFTTTEMINRSLGAPRMRRVLVGTPSAAPDFILLDEIHTYSGTHGAQVANLLRRWRAEMSAPSHVVGLSATLADPVGFFSELIGADAGNVSVVAPAAAEMRQTGREYFMALRGDPASQTSLLSTTIQTAMLMRRMLDREPGVPSRGAFGTRVFAFTDKLDVANRLHSQLQDAEGWKQGGVDRKPEGSLALLRASGDENRLRDDVGQLWDASEDIGTLSRKVVVDRTTSQDTGVNPSSDVVVATASLEVGFDDPNVGAVIQHKAPRDAAQFLQRRGRAGRDPRMRPWTTVVLSDYGRDRLSFQSYETLFDPQIPASHLPVKNRVILKMQATWWLVDQLTYASGGTPLRSVLESSWGRYPERQVAAATAALAAATDFLTDEGLGRLESGLKRSLALSDLDAKAVLFDPPRAVVTSVLPTIIRRLEAVLGRDRLGREFVWNDPLTDFVPSSLFAPLQTPEVRIDLPSVGQFQPDPEVGPISQTMREFAPGRVSYRFALRGKRERMWVEPPESSDAKFDLDSFCTDFLVLEAPEGVEGAVLQPRSLSLTRPNGRVPDSSYGRWKWDFFWRLNGTPVELDVPARSPWATRVSTLRVMTHRALSPLTVWRVAQAVEIERNMADEPQRTVHQVQFGGRNAAVGFNMDVDALGFDLVLPTELPTDGSPALLRALRTAYFEHLVQTDELIAMRVGSPFLRKWIAELALSAFTTLASEEGGEATTLPEQRMASEMVRAARVVFGSEGQLDDTDEGGRAPALVEDVESALSDTDVVESLARCVLVLSGPLNTVALGWLHERYAATLAAGVVDAIQALCPECDVEELRPDFVVVEEESGPIARIIISEDQPGGTGVIEAAADRIMEDARAFWDLVGSALGPSDGERVDRAIREFLCLCDQGEQLSARASRVRSATSLSEATAAWATLREAMFQAGLPADPTVVSALSTRLLRPGSDARIEALCTELLQQWDSLEESLELEVDLRVFAYLAAGSGEVRQALSDLAVTVDQSPEWSVGQVAGLLWARGGNLRAASLQSYNPYCELPATERLLFEDVIEAAVPAVVFRSDSQRWREELDRSLAMHASAEIDCADELAAAVALRQLMTQPTSVGVLEFYPRVIGVRRNGTGLRLRVDIREAQQ; this is encoded by the coding sequence GTGAGGGACGACGATCTCTTTAGCCTGCTTGGTCAACTCGAGGCACGTGAGCTGCCGCTTCTCAGCTGGGGCGTGACAAACGGCTCTTTCGGCGAGGATGAGATCATCGAAGTGCTGGAGTCGCTTCAGCCTGGCGATGACCCAGAGATGCTGCTCGACGAACTGGTCGCTGCAGGGCTGGTGCACGAACGGGGTCTGCGCGGCAGCGAGTTCCGGACTCGCATGGCCGAAACGGTACGTCTCGCTCGTCATCTGCGCCAATGGTTCCACGGGCCCCGGAGCGACTGGCGTACAGCCAAGACGCTCGTGTCTGATATGCGCTTCTTGGCGCGGCATCGCAGCGTGCCTGAGCGCAATGTTACGTCGGGCGACTTGAGCGAGCGGCTCGGTGCGTTGCTCGGTGACGATTGGACGTCGGCTCATCAAAGCTCGATCGAAGCGGTCCTACGTGGACGATCCGTGTCGCAGTTCCAGGCCAGGGCGTCAGAACAGCTTCTGGGATCGGTGGGTGCCGGGGGCGGCACATGCGTGACGGCCGGTACCGGGGCGGGCAAGACGTTGGCCTTCTATCTGCCGGCTTTGGTGCATACTCTGAGCGTCCCGGGTAGTCCTGGAGTGCCGAGGATCGTGGCGATCTACCCGCGGGTCGAACTGCTTCGCGATCAACTTGCGTCCCTGTTGACGACGCTCCAAGACTTGGCGAGCCGTGGGGTCGCCTCGCCATCCGTTGGGGTGCTGTACGGAGCCAGCCCGCGAGACCGTGAGGATGCCGAAAGGAACCGCCGCCGGGGTTGGCGCCGCTCGCCAAACGGATTGGTCAGTCCAATTGTCTCGTGTCTGAACGAGGACTGCGGTGGCTCCCTCGTTTGGCCGGACGGGGAACCTGCTGGACGACTGCTGCGCTGCGAGTCGTGTGGTTCTGACGTGACCTCCTTGGTCTTCGATCGCAAGTCCCTGCTGTCGGCGCCACCCGAGATCGTCTTCACGACGACGGAAATGATCAACCGCAGCCTCGGTGCGCCCCGCATGCGTCGGGTTCTCGTGGGTACACCCTCGGCGGCTCCAGACTTCATTCTGCTTGATGAGATCCACACCTACTCGGGTACTCATGGAGCGCAGGTCGCAAATCTTCTTCGAAGGTGGAGAGCCGAGATGTCGGCGCCAAGCCACGTCGTCGGGCTGTCGGCAACGTTGGCCGACCCGGTCGGCTTCTTCTCTGAGCTGATCGGCGCTGACGCCGGCAACGTCTCAGTTGTCGCACCTGCGGCCGCAGAGATGCGTCAGACGGGTCGCGAGTATTTCATGGCGCTTCGAGGCGACCCGGCCTCACAAACGTCGTTGTTGTCGACCACGATCCAGACGGCGATGCTGATGCGTCGCATGCTTGACCGAGAACCGGGCGTTCCAAGTCGCGGTGCATTTGGGACCAGAGTTTTTGCATTCACCGACAAGTTGGACGTTGCGAATCGTCTCCACTCGCAGTTGCAGGACGCCGAGGGTTGGAAGCAGGGCGGCGTAGATCGCAAGCCAGAAGGAAGCCTTGCGTTGCTGCGTGCATCCGGGGACGAGAACCGCCTTCGCGACGACGTTGGCCAGTTGTGGGACGCGTCCGAGGACATTGGAACTCTGAGTCGCAAAGTCGTCGTCGACCGGACAACGTCGCAAGACACGGGGGTGAACCCGAGTAGCGATGTCGTGGTGGCCACAGCGTCGTTGGAGGTTGGCTTTGACGACCCGAATGTGGGCGCAGTGATTCAGCACAAGGCCCCGCGAGATGCAGCACAGTTCCTGCAGCGGCGAGGGCGCGCTGGTCGTGACCCAAGGATGCGGCCATGGACGACTGTCGTCCTTTCGGACTACGGACGTGACCGCCTGTCGTTCCAGTCGTATGAGACTCTCTTCGATCCTCAGATCCCGGCATCTCATCTTCCGGTGAAGAATCGCGTCATTCTGAAGATGCAGGCCACTTGGTGGCTGGTTGATCAGTTGACGTATGCCTCAGGAGGCACCCCGCTTCGATCGGTCCTGGAATCGAGTTGGGGCCGCTACCCGGAGCGGCAAGTGGCCGCAGCGACGGCAGCGCTTGCCGCGGCGACGGACTTCTTGACCGACGAAGGGCTAGGCCGCCTTGAGTCGGGCTTGAAGCGGTCGCTAGCCCTGAGCGACCTGGACGCCAAAGCAGTCCTCTTTGACCCCCCACGCGCAGTTGTTACATCCGTCCTGCCGACGATCATCCGCCGCCTCGAGGCGGTACTCGGGCGCGACCGACTGGGGCGTGAGTTCGTCTGGAACGACCCCCTGACCGACTTCGTGCCGAGTTCGCTGTTCGCCCCGCTTCAGACACCGGAGGTTCGCATTGACCTTCCGTCGGTTGGGCAGTTTCAGCCCGACCCAGAGGTAGGGCCGATCTCGCAGACCATGCGAGAGTTCGCGCCCGGCCGCGTGAGCTACCGGTTTGCACTTCGGGGGAAGCGGGAGCGAATGTGGGTGGAACCCCCGGAGTCGAGCGATGCAAAATTCGACCTCGACTCATTCTGCACCGACTTTCTTGTGCTGGAAGCGCCCGAAGGTGTTGAAGGCGCGGTGTTGCAGCCACGTTCGCTTTCGCTAACGCGCCCAAACGGTCGTGTTCCTGACTCCTCCTACGGTCGGTGGAAGTGGGACTTCTTCTGGCGGCTGAATGGGACCCCAGTCGAACTGGACGTTCCTGCTCGAAGCCCGTGGGCCACTCGCGTGAGCACGTTGCGGGTGATGACCCACCGGGCACTGTCGCCTCTGACTGTTTGGCGAGTTGCACAAGCGGTAGAGATCGAGCGAAACATGGCGGATGAGCCCCAGCGCACTGTCCACCAAGTCCAGTTCGGCGGACGCAACGCCGCCGTCGGCTTCAACATGGACGTCGACGCACTCGGGTTCGATCTAGTTCTACCTACCGAGTTGCCAACTGACGGCTCGCCCGCACTGCTCCGTGCTCTACGAACGGCCTATTTCGAGCATCTGGTGCAAACCGACGAACTCATCGCTATGCGGGTCGGGTCCCCGTTCCTCCGGAAGTGGATAGCTGAACTGGCCCTCAGTGCTTTCACGACGCTTGCCTCGGAAGAAGGCGGCGAGGCCACAACACTTCCCGAGCAGCGCATGGCGTCTGAGATGGTACGGGCGGCCCGCGTCGTATTCGGGTCTGAGGGACAGTTGGACGATACGGACGAAGGGGGGCGCGCTCCAGCCCTCGTTGAGGACGTCGAGTCGGCGCTCAGCGACACGGACGTCGTCGAGTCTCTGGCGAGGTGCGTGCTGGTCTTGAGCGGACCCCTCAACACGGTGGCACTGGGTTGGCTGCATGAGCGCTACGCAGCAACTTTGGCCGCTGGTGTCGTGGATGCCATACAGGCTCTTTGCCCCGAGTGCGATGTGGAAGAACTCCGACCGGACTTCGTTGTGGTCGAAGAGGAGTCAGGGCCGATCGCGCGGATCATCATCTCCGAAGATCAACCGGGAGGCACCGGAGTGATCGAGGCTGCAGCCGACAGGATCATGGAGGACGCCCGAGCCTTCTGGGACCTTGTGGGAAGCGCGCTTGGGCCGAGCGACGGAGAGAGAGTTGATCGGGCGATACGCGAGTTTCTTTGCCTCTGTGACCAAGGTGAGCAGTTGTCGGCCCGGGCGAGCCGAGTGCGGTCGGCCACCTCCTTGAGCGAAGCCACCGCAGCGTGGGCAACCCTTCGAGAGGCGATGTTCCAAGCAGGGCTCCCGGCCGATCCAACGGTGGTGAGCGCGCTGTCGACTCGGTTACTGCGACCGGGCAGTGATGCCAGGATCGAGGCGCTTTGCACCGAACTGCTTCAGCAGTGGGACTCACTTGAGGAGTCGCTCGAGCTCGAGGTCGATCTTCGTGTGTTCGCCTATCTGGCTGCAGGAAGCGGTGAGGTACGGCAGGCCCTGTCCGATCTTGCGGTCACAGTCGATCAGTCTCCTGAGTGGTCCGTTGGGCAGGTGGCGGGCCTTCTCTGGGCCCGAGGTGGCAACCTTCGCGCGGCAAGCCTGCAGTCGTACAACCCCTACTGCGAACTCCCAGCGACCGAACGTTTGCTGTTCGAAGACGTGATAGAGGCGGCAGTGCCCGCCGTGGTGTTCCGGTCTGACTCGCAGCGTTGGCGCGAGGAACTCGATCGATCGCTTGCTATGCACGCCTCCGCCGAGATCGATTGCGCCGACGAGTTAGCGGCAGCAGTCGCACTGCGTCAGCTAATGACGCAGCCGACAAGCGTGGGAGTGCTTGAGTTCTATCCTCGCGTCATCGGAGTTCGTCGAAACGGAACCGGACTCCGCTTGAGAGTTGACATCCGCGAGGCGCAGCAATGA
- a CDS encoding DGQHR domain-containing protein: MTYEYPAIFTCQRGDSGPLTASFVAPAGEVAKWAEVERLSHGGGGHQRLRSESRVRAIARFLEQDNRNTIPTALVVSLRLPDIGTPQIGSCGTIRIPDDVDPRPGLVIDGQHRMYGAESFDSSTPLNVVALVNAEDEEVAFQFLVINSKASKVPTDHVKLLALHYAEDALAERLRSARMVLGRHTFVGVADSSPESPFFQAVEWPTEPSQADADRSNLVRPASIEQAFAAIDKKKIPDLADDDSLIEFFFTLWRTIKERWPELWTAESKLLQKVGLVAMTTFVIDDLIPLVDRGDVNLADPDATRVEIEANILDYLDPGFWQREWTAKSLDTSAGRQLVVDALTTVRRNMRREVDWDTGVGLLAGGDDDG; the protein is encoded by the coding sequence ATGACCTACGAGTATCCAGCCATCTTCACCTGTCAGCGAGGTGACTCCGGGCCCCTCACCGCATCTTTCGTCGCCCCTGCGGGTGAGGTGGCCAAGTGGGCTGAGGTCGAGCGACTCAGCCACGGCGGTGGCGGCCATCAGCGACTTCGAAGCGAGTCGCGAGTGAGGGCGATCGCTCGGTTCCTGGAACAGGACAATCGAAACACAATCCCCACGGCCCTTGTCGTTTCACTCCGACTGCCAGACATTGGTACACCTCAGATTGGATCCTGTGGCACAATCCGCATCCCAGACGATGTCGATCCGCGACCCGGTCTTGTCATCGATGGCCAACACCGGATGTACGGGGCGGAATCGTTCGACTCGAGTACTCCACTCAATGTTGTAGCTCTTGTGAACGCTGAGGACGAAGAGGTTGCGTTCCAGTTTCTCGTCATCAACAGCAAGGCATCGAAGGTGCCCACTGATCATGTGAAACTCTTGGCGCTGCACTATGCCGAGGATGCTCTGGCCGAACGATTGAGATCAGCCCGTATGGTGCTTGGCCGGCACACGTTCGTTGGAGTCGCTGACAGTTCTCCAGAATCGCCCTTTTTCCAGGCGGTCGAGTGGCCTACCGAGCCCAGCCAGGCAGATGCGGATCGTTCGAACTTGGTTCGTCCGGCCTCTATCGAGCAGGCATTTGCGGCGATTGACAAGAAGAAGATTCCAGATCTAGCTGACGATGACTCGCTGATTGAGTTCTTCTTCACGTTGTGGAGGACGATCAAGGAGCGCTGGCCCGAACTCTGGACTGCCGAGTCGAAACTGTTGCAGAAGGTTGGACTCGTCGCGATGACAACCTTCGTCATCGATGATTTGATCCCTCTTGTCGACAGAGGTGATGTCAATCTCGCCGATCCGGACGCCACAAGGGTCGAGATTGAGGCCAACATCCTCGACTACCTCGATCCGGGATTCTGGCAGCGAGAATGGACCGCGAAGAGCCTCGACACGTCGGCCGGTCGGCAACTGGTTGTCGACGCCCTGACCACGGTTAGGCGTAACATGCGACGAGAAGTTGACTGGGATACCGGGGTCGGACTGCTCGCTGGAGGCGACGATGACGGTTGA
- the dpdK gene encoding phospholipase D-like domain-containing protein DpdK: MSARSLRTTAYSSREELADVLQSIFVSELLVPSKPLWIVSPWISDVQVIDNRTGNFSGLLTAMPQRWIRLGEVIEQHLGRGGSLTLATRPDDHNRVFTEFLKRRTREIGRERSLRVVMSADLHEKGILTQGVLLSGSMNLTYNGLRRLEEAVHLTDEDDALARARSAYRDRWGEP, from the coding sequence ATGAGTGCTCGAAGCCTGCGAACGACGGCGTACTCGTCCCGTGAGGAACTCGCCGACGTGCTTCAGAGCATTTTCGTGTCAGAGTTGCTCGTTCCAAGCAAACCCCTATGGATTGTGAGCCCCTGGATCTCCGACGTACAGGTGATCGACAATCGGACAGGAAACTTCTCGGGCCTCCTCACCGCAATGCCTCAGAGATGGATTCGCCTCGGGGAAGTGATCGAGCAGCACCTCGGGCGCGGTGGCTCACTCACGCTCGCCACGAGGCCCGACGATCACAATCGGGTCTTCACGGAGTTTCTCAAACGACGGACTCGCGAGATCGGCCGGGAACGGAGTCTCCGTGTCGTGATGTCCGCAGACCTTCATGAGAAGGGAATTCTCACCCAGGGCGTGCTCCTCAGCGGTTCGATGAACTTGACCTACAACGGTCTGCGTCGTCTCGAAGAGGCAGTCCATCTGACCGACGAGGACGACGCGTTGGCACGCGCCCGATCTGCATACCGGGATAGGTGGGGTGAGCCATGA